The Candidatus Binatia bacterium genome contains the following window.
CAGGGCACCGCCGTCCTGCCCCGGAACGGCACCGTGCTGCAGGAAGCGGTCGAGGTTCTCGGCGAAGTCCCCGGGATTGGAGCTGCGGATGGTCACCGCGATCGGGTTCAGGGCCGGAACCTGTCCGGACGCCGAGCCGGGGTCCGGAACGCCGCCGCGGCCCTCGTCACCGTGGCACGTGGCGCAGTAGATCGCGAAAAGCGTCGCGCCGTGATCGGCACTCCCGACGATCGTGGCGGCTCTGCCCGGTGGGCCCTGCGCCGGATGGACCGCAGGCAGGCCCGCCGCTGCGTCGCCGGCGCCGGCTGCGGGCGCGGCCGCGGCCGGCGCGGAGGGC
Protein-coding sequences here:
- a CDS encoding cytochrome c, which gives rise to PSAPAAAAPAAGAGDAAAGLPAVHPAQGPPGRAATIVGSADHGATLFAIYCATCHGDEGRGGVPDPGSASGQVPALNPIAVTIRSSNPGDFAENLDRFLQHGAVPGQDGGALRMPAFGQTATLTQAEIADIEAYVMQQNGVDRAAILSPGIAPRRYFWLTAGASAALALLLAAGWALARGRAATR